Proteins from one Desmodus rotundus isolate HL8 chromosome 9, HLdesRot8A.1, whole genome shotgun sequence genomic window:
- the LOC128781564 gene encoding olfactory receptor 7E178-like isoform X2, producing MYLVTGLGNLLIILVVISDSHLHTPMYFFLSNLSLADISFSSTTVPNMLVKLQTYSKSITYAGCLTQVTFFSLFASLDSLLLAVMAYDRLVAICQPLHYLVIMNPRLCGLCVLLSFFFSLLDSQLHYLMVSQVTFCADVEIPHFFCHPSQLLNLACSDTSTNNILTYFIGVIFGGVPLSGILFSYTRIVSSILRVPSSGGKYKAFSTCGSHLSVVCLFYGTGLGVYLSSAVSSSLRKGAVASIMYTVVTPMLNPFIYSLRNRDIKSALWRVIQRIA from the coding sequence ATGTACCTGGTGACCGGGCTGGggaacctgctcatcatcctggtCGTCATCtctgactcccacctccacacacctatgtacttcttcctttccaatttgtccCTGGCTGACATCAGTTTCAGCAGCACTACGGTCCCCAACATGCTGGTGAAACTACAGACATACAGCAAATCCATCACCTATGCAGGCTGCCTAACTCAGGTcacctttttttctctgtttgcaAGTTTGGACAGTCTACTTCTGGCTGTGATGGCTTATGACCGGTTGGTGGCCATTTGTCAGCCTCTACATTACCTGGTCATCATGAACCCCCGCCTCTGTGGCTTGTGTGTCCTGCTGTCATTTTTCTTCAGCCTTTTGGACTCCCAGCTGCACTACTTGATGGTGTCACAAGTTACCTTCTGTGCAGATGTGgaaattcctcattttttttgtcaCCCTTCTCAACTCCTCAACCTTGCCTGTTCTGACACCTCTACCAATAACATATTGACCTATTTTATTGGAGTCATCTTTGGTGGTGTTCCACTCTCAGGGATTCTTTTCTCATATACACGAATTGTTTCCTCCATTCTGAGAGTCCCATCATCAGGGGGCAAGTATaaggccttctccacctgtgggtctcacctgtcagttgtttgcttattttatggAACAGGCCTTGGGGTGTACCTCAGTTCTGCTGTGTCATCTTCCCTGAGGAAAGGTGCGGTGGCCTCGATCATGTACACTGTTGTCacccccatgctgaaccccttcatctacagcctgaggaacagaGACATCAAGAGTGCCCTATGGAGGGTGATCCAAAGAATAGCCTAA
- the LOC128781564 gene encoding olfactory receptor 7E178-like isoform X1: MNAAKLPALGTEPEPPVPTQGRGSGFSLPGPTPAETEQPIPQNRTGDSQFFLLGLTDDPELQPLLFGLFLAMYLVTGLGNLLIILVVISDSHLHTPMYFFLSNLSLADISFSSTTVPNMLVKLQTYSKSITYAGCLTQVTFFSLFASLDSLLLAVMAYDRLVAICQPLHYLVIMNPRLCGLCVLLSFFFSLLDSQLHYLMVSQVTFCADVEIPHFFCHPSQLLNLACSDTSTNNILTYFIGVIFGGVPLSGILFSYTRIVSSILRVPSSGGKYKAFSTCGSHLSVVCLFYGTGLGVYLSSAVSSSLRKGAVASIMYTVVTPMLNPFIYSLRNRDIKSALWRVIQRIA; the protein is encoded by the exons ATGAACGCAGCCAAACTGCCAGCCCTGGGAACAGAGCCTGAACCTCCAGTGCCCAcgcagggcaggggcagtggaTTCTCACTGCCTGGTCCTACTCCAGCAGAGACAGAACAGCCCA TACCACAGAATCGAACAGGTGACTCCCAATTCTTCCTCCTGGGACTGACAGATGATCCAGAGCTGCAGCCTCTTCTGTTTGGGCTGTTCCTGGCCATGTACCTGGTGACCGGGCTGGggaacctgctcatcatcctggtCGTCATCtctgactcccacctccacacacctatgtacttcttcctttccaatttgtccCTGGCTGACATCAGTTTCAGCAGCACTACGGTCCCCAACATGCTGGTGAAACTACAGACATACAGCAAATCCATCACCTATGCAGGCTGCCTAACTCAGGTcacctttttttctctgtttgcaAGTTTGGACAGTCTACTTCTGGCTGTGATGGCTTATGACCGGTTGGTGGCCATTTGTCAGCCTCTACATTACCTGGTCATCATGAACCCCCGCCTCTGTGGCTTGTGTGTCCTGCTGTCATTTTTCTTCAGCCTTTTGGACTCCCAGCTGCACTACTTGATGGTGTCACAAGTTACCTTCTGTGCAGATGTGgaaattcctcattttttttgtcaCCCTTCTCAACTCCTCAACCTTGCCTGTTCTGACACCTCTACCAATAACATATTGACCTATTTTATTGGAGTCATCTTTGGTGGTGTTCCACTCTCAGGGATTCTTTTCTCATATACACGAATTGTTTCCTCCATTCTGAGAGTCCCATCATCAGGGGGCAAGTATaaggccttctccacctgtgggtctcacctgtcagttgtttgcttattttatggAACAGGCCTTGGGGTGTACCTCAGTTCTGCTGTGTCATCTTCCCTGAGGAAAGGTGCGGTGGCCTCGATCATGTACACTGTTGTCacccccatgctgaaccccttcatctacagcctgaggaacagaGACATCAAGAGTGCCCTATGGAGGGTGATCCAAAGAATAGCCTAA